A window from Chitinophaga filiformis encodes these proteins:
- the sucD gene encoding succinate--CoA ligase subunit alpha, producing MSVLVNKHSKVIVQGFTGTEGTFHATQMIEYGTQVVGGVTPGKGGTKHLDRPVFNTVDDAVKATGADVSIIFVPPGFAADAIMEAAEAGIELIVCITEGIPVQDMIRAKNFLVGRKSRLIGPNCPGVITAEEAKVGIMPGFIFKKGNIGIVSKSGTLTYEAADQVVKAGLGVSTAIGIGGDPIIGTPTKDAVELLMNDPETVGIIMIGEIGGSMEADAAKWIKEHGTKPVVGFIAGQTAPPGRRMGHAGAIIGGADDTAAAKMKIMAECGVHVVESPANIGKTMAEVLKTVKA from the coding sequence ATGAGTGTTTTAGTTAATAAGCATAGCAAAGTGATTGTACAGGGCTTTACCGGTACAGAAGGCACATTCCATGCCACACAGATGATAGAATATGGCACGCAGGTAGTAGGCGGCGTTACGCCGGGAAAAGGCGGCACCAAGCACCTGGATCGCCCGGTTTTCAACACGGTAGATGATGCTGTAAAGGCTACCGGCGCTGATGTTTCTATCATTTTCGTTCCACCAGGATTCGCTGCAGACGCTATCATGGAAGCTGCTGAAGCCGGTATAGAACTGATCGTATGTATCACTGAGGGCATTCCCGTTCAGGATATGATCAGGGCTAAAAACTTCCTGGTTGGCCGTAAGAGCCGTCTGATCGGACCAAACTGCCCTGGTGTAATCACTGCTGAAGAAGCTAAAGTAGGCATCATGCCAGGTTTCATTTTCAAGAAAGGTAACATTGGTATCGTATCCAAATCCGGTACCTTAACATATGAGGCTGCAGATCAGGTAGTTAAGGCTGGTCTGGGTGTTTCTACAGCTATCGGTATCGGTGGAGACCCTATCATTGGTACCCCTACCAAAGATGCGGTTGAACTGCTGATGAACGACCCTGAAACTGTAGGTATCATCATGATAGGTGAGATCGGTGGTAGCATGGAAGCTGACGCTGCAAAATGGATCAAAGAACACGGTACCAAGCCGGTAGTTGGTTTCATCGCGGGCCAGACTGCTCCTCCGGGCCGTCGTATGGGCCATGCCGGGGCTATCATCGGTGGCGCTGATGATACAGCAGCTGCAAAAATGAAGATCATGGCTGAATGTGGTGTGCACGTGGTAGAAAGCCCTGCTAACATTGGTAAGACAATGGCAGAGGTACTGAAAACCGTGAAAGCATAA
- a CDS encoding MlaE family ABC transporter permease → MEFRFFHHFGSYLLMLKGMFSRPENMKMFWREFMRQCVDIGIGSFGIVFIISLFMGGVTTLQIAYQLVSPLIPKSTIAQVVRDTIILEFAPTLTCIVLAGVVGSKIASELGNMRVSEQIDAQEIMGINTKGYLIMPKILAAVIMIPCLICISGFLGIWGGEKAGELGGILSSDQYWQGLRQEFRAYNIFFALFKSFVFAFIIASVPSYYGYNVEGGALEIGKASTSAVVVTCVLILFMDYLLAALLL, encoded by the coding sequence ATGGAGTTTAGATTCTTTCATCATTTCGGAAGCTACCTGCTTATGCTTAAAGGCATGTTTTCCCGCCCGGAAAACATGAAAATGTTCTGGCGGGAGTTTATGCGGCAGTGTGTGGATATAGGCATCGGATCGTTTGGCATTGTATTTATCATTTCCTTATTTATGGGAGGGGTGACCACCCTGCAGATCGCTTATCAGCTGGTCAGCCCACTTATTCCCAAGTCCACCATTGCGCAGGTAGTGAGGGACACCATTATCCTCGAATTTGCGCCTACACTGACCTGTATCGTACTGGCAGGGGTGGTAGGTTCCAAAATAGCTTCAGAACTGGGTAATATGCGTGTATCTGAACAGATAGATGCGCAGGAGATCATGGGTATCAATACAAAAGGATACCTGATCATGCCCAAAATACTGGCAGCAGTGATCATGATACCCTGCCTGATCTGTATTTCCGGCTTCCTGGGTATCTGGGGCGGGGAAAAAGCAGGTGAACTGGGAGGAATTCTATCTTCAGATCAATACTGGCAGGGGCTCAGGCAGGAATTCAGGGCGTATAACATCTTTTTTGCCCTGTTCAAATCGTTCGTATTTGCTTTTATTATTGCCAGTGTTCCTTCTTATTATGGATATAATGTGGAAGGAGGCGCTTTAGAGATCGGTAAAGCCAGTACCAGTGCAGTGGTGGTAACCTGTGTCCTGATATTGTTCATGGATTATCTGCTGGCGGCGCTATTGTTATAA
- a CDS encoding ABC transporter ATP-binding protein produces MIELVNIKKGFGDKIILPDVSAVMETGKVNLIIGSSGSGKTVMMKCMVGLMQVDAGKVVYDGKDFTGMNDHEKKEIRQQIGMLFQGSALFDSMTVEQNVMFPLDMFGKGTLREKKTRVMECLERVNLKDAAKKYPAEISGGMKKRVGIARAIVLNPKYLFCDEPNSGLDPQTSLLIDKLIKDLTLEYNITTVINTHDMNTVMESGDHIVYMYQGRKQWEGSNKDIVFSKDEKLNDFIFASEFLRDAKEMRQMEMFQDQSWRNKLKKD; encoded by the coding sequence ATGATTGAATTGGTTAATATTAAGAAAGGCTTTGGAGATAAGATCATTCTTCCGGATGTATCTGCTGTGATGGAGACCGGTAAAGTGAACCTGATCATTGGCAGCAGTGGCAGCGGAAAGACCGTAATGATGAAATGTATGGTGGGGCTGATGCAGGTCGATGCCGGTAAAGTGGTATACGATGGAAAGGATTTTACGGGCATGAACGACCATGAGAAGAAGGAGATCCGCCAGCAAATAGGCATGCTTTTCCAGGGATCGGCCCTGTTTGATAGTATGACAGTGGAGCAGAATGTTATGTTCCCCCTGGATATGTTTGGCAAAGGTACTCTCCGGGAAAAGAAAACCCGTGTGATGGAGTGCCTGGAAAGGGTGAATCTGAAAGATGCAGCAAAAAAGTACCCGGCTGAGATCAGCGGGGGGATGAAAAAGAGGGTAGGGATCGCCCGGGCTATTGTGCTGAACCCCAAGTACCTGTTCTGTGATGAGCCCAATTCCGGTCTGGACCCCCAGACTTCCCTGCTGATAGATAAGCTGATCAAAGATTTAACACTGGAGTATAATATTACCACTGTGATCAATACCCATGACATGAACACCGTAATGGAAAGTGGGGATCATATCGTGTATATGTACCAGGGACGTAAGCAGTGGGAAGGAAGTAATAAAGACATCGTTTTCAGTAAAGATGAGAAACTGAATGACTTTATCTTCGCATCCGAGTTCCTCCGGGATGCAAAAGAAATGAGGCAGATGGAAATGTTCCAGGACCAGAGCTGGCGGAATAAGCTCAAAAAAGATTGA